A region of Micromonospora sp. WMMD882 DNA encodes the following proteins:
- a CDS encoding S-(hydroxymethyl)mycothiol dehydrogenase → MSQEVRGVISRRRGAPVEVTTIVLPDPGPGEAIVRVQSCGVCHTDLHYREGGINDDYPFLLGHEAAGIVEQVGDGVTGVAPGDFVVLNWRAVCGDCRACRRGRPWHCFATHNAAQRMTLTDGVELAPALGIGAFAEKTLVHAGQCTKVDPAARPAAVGLLGCGVMAGLGAAMNTGGVTRGDSVAVIGCGGVGDAAIAGATLAGATTVVAVDRDARKLDWARRFGATHTVDASAEDPVEAIRAATGGFGADVVIDAVGRPETWKQAFYARDLAGTVVLVGVPTPEMTVDLPLLDVFGRGGALRSSWYGDCLPSRDFPLLTELYLQGRLDLDAFVTEEIGLDQVEAAFARMHAGDVLRSVVVL, encoded by the coding sequence GTGAGCCAGGAGGTCCGGGGAGTGATCTCGCGGCGCAGGGGCGCCCCGGTCGAGGTCACCACCATCGTGCTGCCCGACCCGGGGCCGGGCGAGGCCATCGTCCGCGTCCAGTCCTGCGGGGTGTGCCACACCGACCTGCACTACCGCGAGGGCGGCATCAACGACGACTACCCGTTCCTGCTCGGCCACGAGGCCGCCGGCATCGTCGAGCAGGTCGGCGACGGGGTCACCGGGGTCGCCCCGGGTGACTTCGTGGTGCTCAACTGGCGGGCCGTCTGCGGCGACTGCCGGGCCTGCCGGCGGGGCCGGCCGTGGCACTGCTTCGCCACCCACAACGCCGCCCAACGGATGACCCTCACCGACGGCGTCGAGCTGGCCCCGGCCCTGGGCATCGGCGCGTTCGCCGAGAAGACGCTGGTGCACGCCGGGCAGTGCACGAAGGTCGACCCGGCGGCCCGGCCCGCCGCCGTGGGCCTGCTCGGCTGCGGGGTGATGGCCGGGCTCGGCGCGGCGATGAACACCGGCGGGGTCACCCGGGGCGACTCGGTCGCGGTGATCGGCTGCGGCGGCGTCGGAGACGCCGCGATCGCCGGCGCGACGCTGGCCGGCGCGACCACGGTCGTCGCCGTGGACCGGGACGCCCGCAAACTCGACTGGGCCCGCAGGTTCGGCGCGACGCACACCGTCGACGCCTCCGCCGAGGACCCGGTCGAGGCGATCCGCGCCGCCACCGGCGGCTTCGGGGCGGACGTGGTCATCGACGCGGTCGGCCGCCCGGAGACCTGGAAGCAGGCGTTCTACGCCCGCGACCTGGCCGGCACAGTGGTGCTGGTCGGGGTGCCCACCCCGGAGATGACCGTCGACCTGCCGTTGCTGGACGTCTTCGGTCGCGGTGGCGCGCTCAGATCGAGCTGGTACGGCGACTGCCTGCCCAGCCGCGACTTCCCGCTGCTGACCGAGCTGTACCTGCAGGGCCGGCTCGACCTCGACGCCTTCGTGACCGAGGAGATCGGCCTGGACCAGGTCGAGGCGGCGTTCGCCCGGATGCACGCCGGTGACGTGCTCCGCTCGGTGGTGGTCCTCTGA
- a CDS encoding alkaline phosphatase D family protein, whose amino-acid sequence MTNTIDRRTLLRVAGASTSGAVLTAALTSVSPARAAGGAFRHGVASGDPLPDGVLLWTRVTPTDDAQPGSGVGPDTQVSWQVATDPDFTTIVGQGVTPTGPARDHTVKVEVGGLTPATTYWYRFGLAGTWSPTGRTMTAPPVDATIDRLRLGVVSCANWEAGHFSAYRHLAARGDLHLVVHLGDYLYEYGTGEFDAGGTVVRPVRPAHEILTLADYRTRHGLYKTDPDLQALHAALPWVITWDDHEVANDQWSGGAQNHTPGVEGDFAARLAAARQAYFEWMPVRAGANGAIHRRLRFGQLAELSMLDLRSYRSAQASGPAVDDPTRTITGDAQLSWLKSGLVTSTARWKLVGNPVMMARLDLATLPAWLLGPLRDLLGIPQNGAVLNPDQWDGYNADRNELVDHLRAHRTRDVVFLTGDIHCSWANEVTTRSTLLTGPAAVEFVVPSVTSDNIDDFLGLPPGNSLSALGASLIRTTNPHVRWTELDGHGYGVLEVTPQQCRMDWYHLADRTSATSGSSWVAGWSVAAGSARLRPESGPLT is encoded by the coding sequence ATGACGAACACCATCGACCGTCGTACCCTGCTGCGCGTCGCCGGCGCCTCCACCAGCGGCGCCGTCCTGACCGCGGCCCTGACCAGCGTCTCCCCCGCCCGCGCGGCCGGCGGCGCGTTCCGGCACGGGGTCGCCTCCGGCGATCCGCTCCCCGACGGCGTCCTGCTGTGGACCCGGGTGACGCCCACCGACGACGCCCAGCCGGGTTCCGGCGTTGGCCCCGACACGCAGGTGTCCTGGCAGGTCGCCACCGATCCGGACTTCACGACGATCGTCGGGCAGGGCGTCACGCCGACCGGCCCGGCCCGCGACCACACCGTCAAGGTCGAGGTGGGCGGTCTCACGCCGGCCACCACCTACTGGTACCGCTTCGGGCTGGCCGGCACGTGGTCGCCGACCGGCCGGACGATGACCGCCCCGCCGGTGGACGCGACCATCGACCGGCTGCGGCTCGGCGTGGTCTCCTGCGCCAACTGGGAGGCCGGGCACTTCTCCGCGTACCGGCACCTGGCCGCCCGCGGTGACCTGCACCTCGTCGTGCACCTCGGGGACTACCTCTACGAGTACGGCACCGGAGAGTTCGACGCGGGCGGCACCGTGGTCCGTCCGGTGCGCCCGGCCCACGAGATCCTCACCCTCGCCGACTACCGGACCCGGCACGGCCTGTACAAGACCGACCCGGACCTGCAGGCGCTGCACGCCGCGCTGCCCTGGGTGATCACCTGGGACGACCACGAGGTCGCCAACGACCAGTGGTCCGGCGGGGCGCAGAACCACACCCCCGGTGTCGAGGGCGACTTCGCGGCCCGGTTGGCGGCGGCCCGGCAGGCGTACTTCGAGTGGATGCCGGTGCGGGCCGGGGCGAACGGGGCGATCCACCGGCGGCTGCGGTTCGGGCAGCTCGCGGAGCTGTCCATGCTGGACCTGCGCTCCTACCGGTCGGCGCAGGCGTCCGGCCCGGCCGTCGACGACCCGACCCGGACGATCACCGGGGACGCCCAACTGTCCTGGCTGAAGTCCGGGCTGGTCACGTCGACCGCACGGTGGAAGCTGGTCGGCAACCCGGTGATGATGGCCCGGCTCGACCTGGCCACCCTGCCGGCCTGGCTGCTCGGGCCGCTACGGGACCTGCTCGGCATCCCGCAGAACGGCGCGGTGCTCAACCCCGACCAGTGGGACGGGTACAACGCCGACCGCAACGAGCTGGTCGACCACCTGCGGGCACACCGTACCCGGGACGTGGTGTTCCTCACCGGCGACATCCACTGCTCGTGGGCCAACGAGGTCACCACCCGGTCGACGCTGCTCACCGGACCGGCTGCCGTCGAGTTCGTCGTGCCGTCGGTGACCAGCGACAACATCGACGACTTCCTGGGCCTGCCGCCGGGCAACTCGCTGAGCGCGCTGGGCGCGTCGTTGATCCGTACGACCAACCCGCACGTGCGCTGGACGGAGCTGGACGGGCACGGCTACGGCGTGCTGGAGGTGACCCCGCAGCAGTGCCGGATGGACTGGTACCACCTGGCCGACCGGACCAGCGCCACCAGCGGCAGCTCGTGGGTGGCGGGCTGGTCGGTGGCGGCCGGCTCGGCGCGGCTGCGCCCGGAGTCCGGCCCGCTGACCTGA
- a CDS encoding MBL fold metallo-hydrolase, translated as MAARVDHAVTSGVFSLDGQTFDVDNNVWIVGDDTECVVVDAPHDVPTILAAVAGRQVRAILATHAHDDHVRVAPELSRATGAPVLLHPADRVLWDMVHPHVPPGGELGDGDTVEVAGVALRVLHTPGHSPGACSFHAPRLGVVFTGDTLFAGGPGATGRSFSDFATIVTSIRERLLTLPPETVAHTGHGDSTTIGAEAPHLPEWLARGH; from the coding sequence ATGGCGGCCCGCGTCGACCACGCCGTCACCAGCGGCGTCTTCTCCCTCGACGGGCAGACATTCGACGTCGACAACAACGTCTGGATCGTCGGCGACGACACCGAGTGCGTCGTCGTCGACGCCCCGCACGACGTCCCGACGATCCTCGCGGCGGTGGCAGGTCGCCAGGTCCGGGCGATCCTGGCCACGCACGCGCACGACGACCACGTCCGGGTCGCGCCGGAGCTGAGCCGGGCCACCGGCGCGCCGGTGCTGCTGCACCCCGCCGACCGGGTGCTGTGGGACATGGTCCATCCGCACGTGCCGCCCGGGGGCGAGCTGGGCGACGGCGACACCGTCGAGGTCGCCGGGGTCGCCCTGCGGGTGCTGCACACCCCCGGTCACAGCCCCGGCGCGTGCAGCTTCCACGCCCCGCGGCTCGGGGTGGTGTTCACCGGCGACACCCTGTTCGCCGGCGGGCCGGGCGCGACCGGCCGGTCGTTCAGCGACTTCGCCACGATCGTCACCTCGATCCGGGAGCGGCTGCTGACCCTGCCGCCGGAGACGGTGGCGCACACCGGCCACGGCGACAGCACCACCATCGGCGCGGAGGCCCCGCACCTGCCGGAGTGGCTGGCCCGCGGCCACTGA
- a CDS encoding sensor histidine kinase, translated as MTMSSHQVGTLTHEGLLYRGRADLLAGTVPFVEAGLAGGEPILVAMPGPHLDLLRVALRHTGDAVDFVDLAEAGRNPGRIIPYVFQAFVDRHPGRRVRIVSEAIWPGRAAPEYPACAQHEALVNSALRHRPAHILCPYDRVGLDAPALVDARAAHPVLVGPAGRRPSAHYDPDGVVARHNRPLPEPTTPVTALRYDLATLSGVRRLVTRHAAAVGLDEERQADLQIAVTELAANSVAHAGGSGDLRIWRTGEHLVCELADDGHLVDPLAGRLTPAADDVGGRGLVIVHALCDLVLLHTTDAGTTVRLHMRLTGPPLPVR; from the coding sequence ATGACGATGTCGAGTCACCAGGTCGGCACGCTGACGCACGAGGGCCTGCTCTACCGGGGGCGGGCCGACCTGCTGGCCGGGACGGTCCCCTTCGTCGAGGCCGGGCTGGCCGGCGGTGAGCCGATCCTGGTGGCGATGCCCGGCCCGCACCTCGACCTGCTCCGCGTCGCGTTGCGCCACACCGGCGACGCCGTCGACTTCGTCGACCTGGCCGAGGCCGGCCGCAACCCGGGCCGGATCATCCCGTACGTGTTCCAGGCGTTCGTCGACAGGCATCCGGGGCGGCGGGTGCGGATCGTCAGCGAGGCGATCTGGCCGGGCCGCGCCGCGCCCGAGTATCCGGCCTGCGCCCAGCACGAGGCGCTGGTCAACTCGGCGCTGCGCCACCGGCCCGCCCACATCCTGTGCCCGTACGACCGCGTGGGGCTGGACGCGCCGGCGCTCGTCGACGCCCGGGCCGCCCATCCGGTCCTCGTCGGCCCCGCCGGCCGGCGGCCCAGCGCCCACTACGACCCCGACGGCGTGGTCGCCCGGCACAACCGGCCGCTGCCCGAGCCGACCACGCCGGTCACCGCGCTGCGCTACGACCTCGCCACCCTCTCCGGGGTGCGTCGTCTCGTCACCCGGCACGCGGCGGCGGTCGGCCTGGACGAGGAACGGCAGGCCGACCTGCAGATCGCGGTGACCGAGCTGGCCGCCAACAGCGTGGCGCACGCCGGCGGCAGCGGTGACCTGCGGATCTGGCGGACCGGGGAGCATCTGGTCTGTGAGCTGGCCGACGACGGTCACCTGGTCGACCCGCTCGCGGGACGGCTGACCCCGGCCGCCGACGACGTCGGCGGCCGGGGTCTGGTGATCGTCCATGCGCTCTGCGACCTGGTGCTGCTGCACACCACCGACGCCGGCACGACCGTCCGCCTGCACATGCGCCTCACCGGCCCGCCGCTGCCGGTCCGGTGA
- a CDS encoding MBL fold metallo-hydrolase, producing the protein MKVTKFTHACVRLELDGRVLVIDPGTWSEPRALAGADAVLVTHEHTDHVDVLRLAGLGVPVYVPYDARLGDLAPLPVVRARPGERFTAAGIPVTALGGRHATIHGGQPDCANLGYLVADRLYHPGDSLTPPDRPVETLLVPAQASWLKLTEAIDFAATVTADRVHPIHDAQLNERGLASVDGWFTETLGPRYRYLAPGETA; encoded by the coding sequence GTGAAGGTCACCAAGTTCACCCACGCCTGCGTCCGCCTGGAGCTCGACGGGCGGGTCCTCGTCATCGACCCGGGCACCTGGAGCGAGCCCCGGGCTCTGGCCGGCGCGGACGCCGTCCTGGTCACCCACGAGCACACCGACCACGTCGACGTGCTCCGGCTGGCCGGGCTCGGCGTGCCGGTGTACGTGCCGTACGACGCCCGGCTGGGTGACCTCGCCCCGCTGCCGGTGGTCCGGGCGCGTCCCGGCGAGCGGTTCACCGCCGCCGGGATCCCGGTCACCGCCCTCGGTGGCCGGCACGCCACCATCCACGGCGGGCAGCCCGACTGCGCCAACCTCGGTTACCTCGTCGCGGACCGGCTCTACCACCCGGGCGACTCGCTGACCCCGCCCGACCGGCCGGTGGAGACCCTGCTCGTACCCGCTCAGGCGTCCTGGCTGAAACTGACCGAGGCGATCGACTTCGCGGCCACGGTGACCGCGGACCGGGTGCACCCGATCCACGACGCGCAGCTCAACGAGCGTGGGCTGGCCAGCGTCGACGGCTGGTTCACCGAAACCCTCGGCCCCCGCTACCGGTACCTGGCCCCCGGCGAGACCGCCTGA
- a CDS encoding cryptochrome/photolyase family protein → MLHRRWLFADQLGPHFLDDAHQPVLLVEARAVFRARPMHRQKAHLILSALRHRAAELGGRALLLRTETFREALRQVEGPVEVRHPSSRAALRFVRSVDGLRVLPPRGFVTRFEDFAEWADGNRRAPLRVDDFYRFARARHGVLTDRARPVRPRRARRLTDDGLAPPPPVEEDEIDAGVRRDLDRWAAEGVRFVGRDGPRAYPVTHAEAAARLRHFLTHRLPAYGRRHGVLRAGDPTLAHSLLSSSFNLGLLDPGEAIGAAEQEYLSGRAPRSAVDAFLRQLLGWREFLWQLYWYLDPDYRGRDWLPLTGSVPAWFRDLDADAVRARCLSEALRAVRDTGWAHQTQRLLVLGNHALQRGWRSSEVAAWFRDSFVDGTDWVMNATVVGMSQYADLARIDTRPYVVDGGHLDRIGDHCGGCAYRPEQTLGATACPYTGGFAAFLHRHHARLADDPRLAGELARQVDPRRRDAVLRQEERRGSAAP, encoded by the coding sequence ATGCTCCACCGCCGCTGGCTGTTCGCCGACCAACTCGGGCCGCACTTCCTCGATGACGCCCACCAGCCGGTGCTGCTGGTCGAGGCCCGGGCGGTGTTCCGGGCCCGGCCGATGCACCGGCAGAAGGCGCACCTGATCCTGTCCGCGTTGCGGCACCGGGCGGCCGAGCTGGGCGGGCGGGCGCTGCTGCTGCGGACCGAGACGTTCCGGGAGGCGCTGCGCCAGGTGGAAGGCCCGGTCGAGGTCCGGCACCCGTCGTCCCGTGCGGCGCTGCGGTTCGTCCGCTCGGTCGACGGGCTGCGGGTGCTGCCGCCGCGGGGGTTCGTCACCCGGTTCGAGGACTTCGCCGAATGGGCCGACGGCAACCGGCGCGCCCCGCTGCGGGTCGACGACTTCTACCGGTTCGCCCGGGCCCGGCACGGCGTGCTGACCGACCGGGCCCGGCCGGTCCGGCCCCGACGGGCTCGCCGGCTCACCGACGACGGCCTCGCGCCGCCCCCGCCGGTCGAGGAGGACGAGATCGACGCCGGGGTCCGCCGGGATCTGGACCGGTGGGCCGCCGAAGGCGTCCGGTTCGTCGGCCGGGACGGGCCCCGCGCGTACCCGGTGACGCACGCCGAGGCCGCCGCCCGGCTGCGGCACTTCCTGACCCACCGGCTGCCGGCGTACGGACGGCGGCACGGCGTGCTGCGCGCCGGTGACCCGACCCTGGCGCACAGCCTGCTGTCGTCGTCGTTCAACCTGGGCCTGCTCGACCCCGGGGAGGCGATCGGGGCGGCCGAGCAGGAGTACCTGTCCGGGCGGGCCCCGAGGTCGGCGGTGGACGCCTTCCTCCGGCAGCTTCTCGGCTGGCGGGAGTTCCTCTGGCAGCTCTACTGGTACCTCGACCCGGACTACCGGGGACGCGACTGGCTCCCACTGACCGGGTCCGTCCCGGCCTGGTTCCGTGACCTGGACGCCGACGCGGTGCGGGCCCGCTGCCTGTCCGAGGCGTTACGCGCCGTCCGGGACACCGGATGGGCGCACCAGACGCAGCGGCTGCTGGTGCTCGGCAACCACGCGTTGCAGCGGGGGTGGCGGTCGAGCGAGGTGGCGGCGTGGTTCCGGGACAGCTTCGTCGACGGCACGGACTGGGTGATGAACGCGACGGTGGTGGGCATGAGCCAGTACGCCGACCTGGCCCGGATCGACACCCGCCCGTACGTGGTGGACGGCGGGCACCTGGACCGGATCGGTGACCACTGCGGTGGCTGCGCGTACCGGCCGGAGCAGACGCTGGGCGCGACGGCCTGCCCGTACACCGGGGGTTTCGCGGCGTTCCTGCACCGCCACCACGCCCGGCTGGCCGATGATCCCCGGCTGGCCGGCGAACTGGCCCGGCAGGTCGACCCGCGGCGCCGGGACGCGGTGCTGCGGCAGGAGGAGCGGCGTGGCAGCGCGGCCCCCTGA
- a CDS encoding MFS transporter: MVRPADGLTGGGQRRRWPALAVGLVAAFMTLLDVSIVNVAVPSIERSLDATPSDLQWVLSGYALTFGLVLVPAGRLGDTRGRRDAFVVGIALFTATSAVAGLATSAGWLIAARLVQGAAAGLVNPQVTGLIQQLFRGPERGRPFGLLGATIGISTAIGPLLGGLLIAVGGPEHGWRWVFFVNVPVGVMAVVLGWRLLPTVPEGGRRPRRLDPVGVLLLGAGVVLLLLPLVQREQWPGPAKWALVPVGLLALAAFGWWERRYARHAEPLFDLRLFRLRSYALGSLIALIYFGGFTALFFVFTLYLQIGLGYSALVAGLAITPFALGSAVASAVGGRIVDRYGRPLVTVGLATVVVGLGAVVLALRVLPDAPAPLVAALPLLVAGIGSGLVITPNQTLTLAQVPVPEAGSAAGMLQTGQRLGSAAGIAAVGALFFSSVSAGGGDQWSAAFRRSLLLAAGIIALALVAALLDSRHHRGTPAHVDAAGRDPAA; encoded by the coding sequence CTGGTGCGCCCGGCAGATGGCCTGACCGGCGGGGGCCAGCGGCGGCGCTGGCCGGCGCTGGCCGTCGGGCTGGTCGCCGCGTTCATGACCCTGCTCGACGTCAGCATCGTCAACGTGGCCGTGCCGTCGATCGAGCGGTCCCTGGACGCCACCCCCAGCGACCTGCAGTGGGTCCTGTCCGGGTACGCGCTGACGTTCGGGCTGGTGCTGGTGCCCGCCGGACGTCTCGGTGACACCCGGGGACGGCGCGACGCCTTCGTCGTCGGTATCGCCCTGTTCACCGCGACCAGCGCCGTGGCCGGCCTCGCCACGTCGGCCGGCTGGCTGATCGCCGCCCGGCTGGTCCAGGGCGCGGCGGCGGGACTGGTCAACCCGCAGGTGACCGGGCTGATCCAGCAACTGTTCCGGGGGCCGGAACGGGGTCGCCCGTTCGGGTTGCTCGGCGCGACCATCGGGATCTCCACGGCGATCGGCCCGCTGCTCGGCGGCCTGCTCATCGCGGTCGGTGGCCCCGAGCACGGCTGGCGGTGGGTGTTCTTCGTCAACGTGCCGGTCGGGGTCATGGCGGTCGTGCTCGGTTGGCGGCTGCTGCCGACCGTCCCCGAGGGTGGTCGCCGACCGCGCCGGCTGGACCCGGTCGGGGTGCTGCTGCTCGGCGCCGGGGTGGTGCTGCTGCTCCTGCCGCTGGTGCAGCGGGAACAGTGGCCGGGGCCGGCCAAGTGGGCGTTGGTCCCGGTCGGGCTGCTCGCGCTCGCCGCCTTCGGCTGGTGGGAACGGCGGTACGCCCGGCACGCCGAGCCACTGTTCGACCTGCGGCTGTTCCGGCTGCGGTCGTACGCCCTCGGCTCGCTGATCGCCCTGATCTACTTCGGCGGTTTCACCGCGTTGTTCTTCGTCTTCACCCTCTACCTGCAGATCGGGTTGGGCTACAGCGCGCTGGTCGCCGGTCTGGCGATCACCCCGTTCGCCCTGGGGTCGGCCGTCGCCTCGGCGGTGGGCGGCCGGATCGTCGACCGGTACGGCCGTCCGCTGGTCACCGTCGGGCTGGCCACGGTGGTCGTCGGGCTCGGCGCGGTGGTGCTGGCGCTGCGGGTCCTGCCGGACGCCCCGGCGCCTCTGGTCGCGGCCCTGCCGTTGCTGGTCGCCGGCATCGGCAGCGGCCTGGTGATCACACCCAACCAGACCCTCACCCTCGCCCAGGTGCCGGTGCCCGAGGCGGGCAGCGCCGCCGGGATGCTCCAGACCGGGCAGCGACTCGGCTCGGCGGCCGGCATCGCCGCCGTCGGCGCGCTGTTCTTCTCGTCGGTGTCGGCCGGTGGGGGCGACCAGTGGTCGGCGGCCTTCCGGCGCTCCCTGCTGCTCGCCGCCGGCATCATCGCGTTGGCGCTCGTCGCCGCCCTGCTCGACAGCCGACACCACCGGGGCACGCCGGCACACGTGGACGCCGCCGGACGCGACCCGGCGGCGTAA
- a CDS encoding NAD(P)/FAD-dependent oxidoreductase, which produces MTVDHVDVLIVGAGLSGVGAACHLRRSCPDKTFTILEARDAIGGTWDLFRYPGVRSDSDMFTLGYSFRPWADPRAIADGASIRRYVRDTAREYRVDERIRFRHRVLAAEWSSADARWTVHAQRADTTETVTLTCGFLYVCAGYYRYDEGYTPDLPGLGRFAGRIVHPQRWPADLDHAGARVVVLGSGATAVTLVPALAERAAHVTMLQRSPGYLLALPSRDALADALRRRLPGRLAYPLVRARNVLLSTLTYRASRRAPRLARSALRRGVRRRLPAGFDVDRHFSPRYDPWDQRLCVVPDGDLFTAVHAGRASVVTDTVETVTETGVRLTSGSELPADVLVTATGLNLLALGGLTLTVDGEPVDPAGTVAYKGMMLSGVPNLALTLGYTNASWTLKADLVAGYVCRLLRHMDRHGHRACTPLAPDTTDLRPIIDLTSGYVRRSVDALPRQGPVPPWRLHQNYLRDRWLLRHGPVDDAVVFSGPGVPGRPPEPPSP; this is translated from the coding sequence GTGACCGTGGACCACGTCGACGTGCTCATCGTCGGGGCCGGTCTGTCCGGCGTCGGCGCCGCCTGCCACCTGCGACGGAGCTGCCCGGACAAGACCTTCACCATCCTGGAGGCCCGGGACGCCATCGGCGGCACCTGGGACCTGTTCCGCTACCCGGGCGTCCGCTCCGACTCGGACATGTTCACCCTCGGGTACTCCTTCCGTCCGTGGGCGGACCCGAGGGCGATCGCCGACGGCGCGTCGATCCGCCGCTACGTCCGCGACACCGCCCGCGAGTACCGCGTCGACGAGCGGATCCGCTTCCGGCACCGGGTGCTGGCCGCCGAGTGGTCCAGCGCCGACGCGCGCTGGACGGTCCACGCCCAGCGCGCCGACACCACCGAGACGGTGACGCTGACCTGCGGTTTCCTCTACGTCTGCGCCGGCTACTACCGCTACGACGAGGGTTACACCCCGGACCTGCCCGGCCTCGGACGCTTCGCCGGGCGGATCGTGCACCCTCAGCGCTGGCCGGCTGACCTGGACCACGCCGGGGCCCGGGTGGTGGTGCTCGGCAGCGGCGCCACCGCGGTCACCCTCGTCCCGGCGCTGGCCGAACGGGCCGCCCACGTGACCATGCTGCAACGCTCACCCGGCTACCTGCTCGCGCTGCCGTCGCGGGACGCCCTCGCCGACGCGCTGCGCCGCCGGCTGCCGGGCCGGCTGGCGTACCCGCTGGTGCGCGCCAGGAACGTGCTGCTGTCCACCCTGACCTACCGGGCCAGCCGGCGCGCCCCCCGGTTGGCCCGGTCGGCGCTGCGCCGGGGGGTCCGCCGCCGGCTGCCCGCCGGGTTCGACGTCGACAGGCACTTCTCCCCCCGCTACGACCCGTGGGACCAGCGGCTCTGCGTCGTTCCCGACGGGGACCTGTTCACGGCCGTCCACGCCGGACGCGCCTCGGTGGTCACCGACACCGTCGAGACCGTCACCGAGACCGGCGTACGCCTCACCTCCGGGTCGGAGCTGCCGGCGGACGTGCTGGTCACCGCCACCGGCCTGAACCTGCTCGCGCTCGGCGGCCTGACGCTGACCGTGGACGGCGAGCCGGTCGACCCGGCCGGCACCGTCGCCTACAAGGGCATGATGCTCTCCGGCGTGCCGAATCTGGCCCTCACCCTCGGCTACACCAACGCCTCCTGGACGCTGAAGGCCGATCTCGTCGCGGGTTACGTCTGCCGGCTGCTGCGGCACATGGACCGGCACGGCCACCGGGCCTGCACCCCGCTGGCCCCGGACACCACCGACCTGCGACCGATCATCGACCTCACCTCCGGGTACGTGCGGCGCAGCGTGGACGCCCTGCCCAGGCAGGGTCCGGTCCCGCCCTGGCGGCTGCACCAGAACTACCTGCGGGACCGGTGGCTGCTGCGGCACGGCCCCGTCGACGACGCGGTGGTCTTCTCCGGGCCGGGCGTCCCGGGTCGTCCGCCCGAGCCGCCATCTCCGTGA
- a CDS encoding carbohydrate ABC transporter permease, which translates to MTATTVRKRPRAANRRPAWEEKPTPVGQAAKAVVLSLLVLGVLFPLWVILVTSLSSRETIAAAGGMVVVPRGIDTAAYETILAGGAVTRALWISTLVTVIGTAVALTVTVLAAYGLSRPGSLGYRWLLAYFLIPFLIYPPLVPKYLVVTGLGLKDTIWALILPPAISVFNLVVVRGFFQGIPQELLDSARIDGASDLRTLLRIVLPVSRAVVAVVGLFYAVSYWNVWFDALLFMDRNDMYPIQRVLQSYLLAGQAPHTSGASGATLPPTESIKMAVVVLTVAPIVAVYPFIQRHFIKGVLIGAVKG; encoded by the coding sequence ATGACCGCGACCACCGTCCGCAAGCGCCCCCGGGCCGCCAACCGCCGCCCGGCGTGGGAGGAGAAACCGACCCCGGTCGGCCAGGCCGCCAAGGCCGTCGTCCTCTCCCTGCTCGTCCTCGGCGTGCTGTTCCCGCTCTGGGTCATCCTGGTCACCAGCCTGTCCTCGCGGGAGACCATCGCCGCCGCCGGCGGCATGGTCGTCGTCCCCCGGGGCATCGACACCGCCGCCTACGAGACCATCCTGGCCGGCGGGGCGGTCACCCGGGCGCTGTGGATCAGCACCCTGGTCACCGTGATCGGCACCGCCGTGGCGCTGACCGTGACCGTGCTGGCCGCGTACGGCCTGTCCCGGCCCGGCTCGCTCGGCTACCGTTGGCTGCTCGCCTACTTCCTGATCCCGTTCCTGATCTACCCGCCGCTGGTGCCGAAGTACCTCGTGGTGACCGGCCTGGGCCTCAAGGACACCATCTGGGCGCTGATCCTGCCGCCCGCGATCAGCGTGTTCAACCTGGTCGTCGTACGCGGCTTCTTCCAGGGCATCCCGCAGGAGCTGCTCGACAGCGCCCGCATCGACGGGGCCAGCGACCTCCGTACCCTGCTGCGGATCGTCCTGCCGGTATCCCGGGCGGTCGTCGCGGTCGTCGGGCTGTTCTACGCGGTCAGCTACTGGAACGTGTGGTTCGACGCGCTGCTGTTCATGGACCGCAACGACATGTATCCGATCCAGCGGGTGCTGCAGAGCTACCTGCTGGCCGGGCAGGCGCCGCACACCTCCGGCGCGAGCGGGGCGACCCTGCCGCCCACCGAGTCGATCAAGATGGCGGTGGTCGTCCTCACCGTCGCCCCGATCGTCGCCGTGTACCCGTTCATCCAACGGCACTTCATCAAGGGCGTCCTCATCGGCGCCGTCAAGGGCTGA